A single window of Lepeophtheirus salmonis unplaced genomic scaffold, UVic_Lsal_1.4 unplaced_scaffold_8383_pilon, whole genome shotgun sequence DNA harbors:
- the LOC121131711 gene encoding uncharacterized protein has protein sequence MMNSYCVVRGCQSRYFPNSRISRHRIPKDVSTRSKWLKAIGFGESKVNDASRVCSKHFLTTDFLSTPFDQKISNSQGNTPKLMKFRLKQNAVPSIFPKKNVCGVHTFPTQRILSIDDVILCLNETHLPSGVMSYFDFEKEQWLFMGMDYVNGGSPHVMFSVVLDQELKINAWKRDIPVSKAIFSRFLCEGKLRSIKELYNIIQRIKCLSEKCWVKI, from the exons ATGATGAATAGTTACTGTGTTGTGCGTGGATGTCAATCAAGGTATTTTCCGAATTCTAGAATTTCGCGCCATAGAATACCCAAGGATGTCTCTACCCGAAGTAAATGGCTAAAAGCAATTGGATTTGGCGAATCAAAAGTCAATGACGCCTCCCGTGTATGTTCTAAGCATTTTCTGACTACTGACTTTCTATCCACACCATTTGATCAAAAGATTAGCAACTCTCAAGGAAACACTcctaaattaatgaaatttcgcCTTAAACAAAATGCAGTTCCTTCTATTTTTCCTAAGAAAAATGTTTGTGGAGTTCATACTTTTCCTACTCAAAGGATACTCTCCATTGACGATGTTATCTTATGTTTGAATGAGACTCATCTTCCTTCTGGAGTAATGAGTTACTTTGATTTCGAAAAGGAACAATGGCTTTTCATGGGGATGGACTATGTAAATGGTGGATCTCCTCATGTTATGTTTAGTGTTGTTCTGGATcaagaattgaaaataaatgcatG GAAACGAGATATTCCGGTCTCAAAAGCGATTTTTAGTCGATTCCTTTGTGAAGGCAAACTTAGATCCATTAAGGAACTTTACAATATCATTCAGAGAATTAAATGTCTTTCAGAGAAATGCTGGGTGAAAATATAG